The following proteins are encoded in a genomic region of Nocardioides sp. cx-173:
- a CDS encoding potassium/proton antiporter gives MSFDVHQLDTVLLVGSAVTLLAILAVRVSSRAGLPSLLIYLLMGVALGEEGLGIPFEDAELAHALGFAALVLILAEGGLTTNWREIRPAMRLGVSLATIGVTVSVAVVALGAHYVLGLPWETAVLLGAVTSATDAAAVFSVLRTVPLPRRLTGSLEAESGLNDAPTVVLVVLVSSGAAAEEGVLRMILQILFELSGGVLLGLAVGFGGAWMMRRAALPSTGLYPIAVICLTVLAYAGGAALHVSGFAAVYVAALVLGNSELPHRGATRSFSEGIAWLAQIGLFVMLGLLLSPSRISLETVGLAIAAGLILTYVARPLSVLASSVMQPMPWRELGFLSWAGLRGAVPIVFTTIPLAEGVADAERLFDIVFVMVVIYTLLTGPTLPLVARILGVAQRYEPRDLELEAAPLERVAADLLQITITPGSLMHGVEVGELRLPPGASVSLIIREGEAKVPERRSVLRHGDELLVVAPRKLRELTEERLRQVSRGGRLAQWLDDD, from the coding sequence ATGTCCTTCGACGTCCACCAGCTCGACACGGTCCTCCTGGTGGGCTCGGCCGTCACCCTGCTGGCCATCCTCGCGGTGCGCGTCTCGTCGCGGGCGGGGCTCCCCAGCCTCCTGATCTACCTGCTCATGGGCGTCGCGCTGGGCGAGGAGGGCCTCGGCATCCCCTTCGAGGATGCCGAGCTCGCGCACGCCCTCGGCTTCGCGGCCCTCGTCCTGATCCTGGCCGAGGGCGGTCTCACGACCAACTGGCGCGAGATCCGTCCCGCCATGCGGCTGGGGGTCTCACTGGCGACCATCGGCGTCACCGTGTCGGTGGCCGTCGTGGCGCTCGGCGCCCACTACGTGCTGGGGCTGCCCTGGGAGACGGCCGTGCTGCTGGGTGCCGTCACCTCGGCGACCGACGCGGCGGCGGTCTTCTCGGTGCTGCGCACGGTGCCGTTGCCACGCCGGCTGACCGGCTCGCTCGAGGCCGAGTCCGGCCTCAACGACGCCCCCACCGTCGTCCTCGTGGTGCTGGTCTCGTCCGGAGCGGCCGCCGAGGAGGGCGTCCTGCGGATGATCCTCCAGATCCTCTTCGAGCTCTCCGGCGGCGTGCTCCTGGGTCTCGCCGTGGGCTTCGGCGGCGCCTGGATGATGCGTCGCGCCGCCCTGCCGTCGACCGGGCTGTACCCGATCGCCGTCATCTGCCTGACCGTGCTGGCCTACGCCGGCGGCGCCGCCCTGCACGTCTCCGGCTTCGCCGCGGTGTACGTCGCCGCGCTGGTGCTCGGCAACTCCGAGCTCCCCCACCGTGGCGCCACCCGGTCCTTCTCCGAGGGGATCGCCTGGCTGGCCCAGATCGGGCTCTTCGTGATGCTCGGCCTGCTCCTCTCGCCGTCGCGGATCTCCCTGGAGACCGTGGGCCTCGCCATCGCGGCCGGGTTGATCCTCACCTATGTCGCCCGGCCGCTGTCGGTGCTGGCGAGCTCGGTGATGCAGCCGATGCCCTGGCGGGAGCTGGGCTTCCTCTCCTGGGCCGGGTTGCGCGGCGCGGTGCCGATCGTGTTCACGACCATCCCGCTGGCCGAGGGCGTCGCCGACGCGGAGCGGCTGTTCGACATCGTGTTCGTGATGGTCGTCATCTACACCCTGCTGACCGGTCCGACGCTGCCCCTCGTCGCTCGGATCCTGGGGGTGGCCCAGCGCTACGAGCCGCGCGACCTCGAGCTCGAGGCTGCCCCGCTGGAGCGAGTCGCGGCCGATCTGCTCCAGATCACCATCACCCCGGGGTCGCTCATGCACGGTGTCGAGGTCGGCGAGCTGCGGCTGCCGCCCGGTGCCTCGGTCTCGCTCATCATCCGCGAGGGCGAGGCCAAGGTGCCCGAGCGGCGCTCGGTCCTGCGCCACGGCGA